The stretch of DNA TCGGGGCACATCTTTCCAAAGACTTTGATAAACTCAGATCGATTGAAATGCGTGTAGGGGCATTGCCGCAATATCCAAACGGGGAGTTGGGGTATTCATTTACATGGTCAGCGGCAGGAGTAGTTAACGAATATATTAATGATGCAGAAGCCATTCATCATGGAAAGCGTAAGAAAGTGACTTCATTACAAGGTAAAGAATTGATCACCATCAACGGATCAACCTATGAAGCTTTTTATACTTCAGGCGGTTTGGGTACCATGTGCGAAACCTATGAAGGCCGGGTAGATAAGCTGGATTATAAGACCATCCGCTATCCCGGACATTGCGACCTGATGAACTTTCTGATCAATGAGCTGCATTTAAAAAATGACAAACAACATCTGGAAGATATGTTAAAGAGTGCCAAGCCACCGGTTAAGGAGGATGTTGTATTAGTATATGCAGTTGCAGAAGGATGGAAAAATAACGAGATGCACAGAAATGAATTCTGTAAGTCGTATACACCCATCGAGATTGATGGAAATGACTGGAGGGCTATTTCATGGACAACTGCAGCCAGTTTAGTGGCCGTGGTAGAAATGGTGGCAGCAGGTAAACTCCCGTCAAAAGGATTTATCAAACAGGAAGAAATTGCTTTTGATGCATTATTGAATACACAAACCGGTAGTTTATTTAATTAATCCGAAATGAAATTTAACAAAGACACAACTTTGGATATTTTTTTAAATATTCTCTTTGAACGCTATCGCGATAAAGTTCCGGCTGTAAATCAAATAACTAATGCTTTAACAGAACGTGGTGTTGTTAATTCACAGCAAGAAATTATCAACGATCATATTGCATTCCGCACTTTAGGTGTACCGCATTTGGGAATCAATTCATTTGAAAAGATTTTTCTATATCATGGTTATCAGAAAAGAGATAATTACTTTTTTGAAGGGAAGAAGCTGAATGCTTATTGGTATGCCCCTCCTTCAGCAGAATATCCAAGAATTTTTATGAGCGAACTGACTGTGGATAAACTTTCGGAAAATGCTCAAAATATTATTAAGAAATATACCCAGCATATTACTGCTGATCCGGTTGACTCACTTGATTTAGACAATGGACAGCAAATTGGTGAGTTTCTTCACCAGTCGTTATGGCAAGTTCCGACAAAAGAAGAATACTTAGCCCTGCTGGAAGAAAACGAATATGCAGCCTGGGTGATTTATAACCGTTATTACCTGAACCATTATACCATCAGTGTTCATGCTTTGAAAGAAGGTTATAATACGCTCGAGGATTTCAACTCGTTTATTGAAAGTTTGGGCATCAGGCTAAATGACGAGGGTGGAAAAATTAAGGTGAGTAAGGATGGTCTTTTGCGCCAAAGCAGTTCTGTGGCCGAAATGCATGAAGCTGTCTTTGCAGGCGGTGAAACCTTAAGCATTGCCAGCAGTTATGTAGAGTTTGCTGAGCGATTAGTATTGCCTGAGTTCAGGCATCTTACCGCGGAAGAGATTATGACCCAACACAGGAGAGAAGGGTTTGAGACCAGCAATGCAGATAAAATTTTTGAAAGTACTTACACCAGTCAAACACAATCTTGATTTTTTACTTCATGGACATTAATAACATATTAACTCAATTAGGGATTACCGAAAATAATCCGGGAACTTCTACCGGAACAGCATGGTTTGGATCAGGCTCGACAATTTGTTCTTCCTCACCAGTGGATGGAAAGCACATTGCATCTGTACAAACTACTTCAACTGAAGAATACGAAAAAGTACTGCAGACAGCTGAACAAGCATTTCAGTTCTGGCGCAATGTACCGGCTCCTAAAAGGGGCGAAGTCGTTCGTCAGCTAGGAGAGGCTTTAAGAGAAAAAAAAGAATGCCTTGGAGCCCTGGTCTCTTATGAAATGGGCAAAAGTCTGCAGGAAGGCTTGGGAGAGGTTCAGGAAATGATTGATATCTGCGACTTTGCCGTGGGATTGTCGCGACAATTATATGGTTTAACCATGCATTCAGAAAGACCGGGCCATCGAATGTATGAACAATGGCATCCGCTTGGTATTGTAGGGATCATCTCTGCCTTTAACTTTCCGGTTGCAGTATGGAGCTGGAATGCGGCTTTAGCATTGATTTGTGGTAATGTATGTCTTTGGAAGCCTTCTTCGAAAACGCCGCTTTGTGCGGTTGCCTGTCAGCATATTATTGCAGAAGTGTTAAAAGCAAATAATTTACCTGAAGGTATTAGTAGCCTTATCTCAGGAAATCCGGTTGGCAACCTGATCAATAACGATAAACGTATTCCACTGGTTTCCTTCACCGGTTCAACACGTATCGGTCGCGAAGTTTCCTCGGTTGTTGCCCGACGCTTTGGGAAAACCATCCTTGAACTGGGCGGCAATAATGCGATCATTATTTCCAAAGAAGCCGACCTTGACATGTCCATTATTGGTGCAGTGTTCGGTGCGGTAGGTACTGCCGGACAGCGTTGTACTTCAACTCGTCGTTTGATTATCCACGAGGATGTGTACGATAATTTTAAAGATAAGCTGGTAAAGGCTTATGCTCAGCTTCGGATTGGCAATCCATTGGATCAGCGCAATCATGTGGGTCCGTTGATTGACACGATGGCTGTTGATATGTATTTAAGCGCCATTGAAAAAGGAAAAACAGAAGGTGCGCGTTTTATTGTGGATGGCAGCGTCTTAAATGGTTCGGAGCATGCATCAGGTTGCTATGTGAAACCATGCATTGCCGAGGTAGAAAATCATTTTGAAATAGTACAGGAAGAAACCTTTGCACCAATCCTGTACCTGATTAAATATAAAACCTTAGATGAGGCTGTTCAATTGCAGAATGCTGTACCGCAAGGACTGTCATCGGCAATTATGACCTTGAATATGCGTGAAGCAGAACAATTCTTATCGGCCAACGGGTCAGATTGTGGCATAGCGAATGTGAACATCGGTACTTCCGGGGCTGAAATTGGTGGCGCTTTTGGTGGGGAGAAAGAAACCGGAGGTGGCAGGGAAAGCGGTTCTGATGCCTGGAAGGCTTATATGCGCAGACAAACTAATACCATCAATTACGGAACAACCCTTCCTTTAGCACAGGGAATAAAGTTTGACTTTTAACATTGCTGGAATAGCTTGTTAGATGCCAAAAATAAAGTAGAAAATTAGTTTTTTTGTACCAACCTTTTTCAGGTTTTGTCTTAGGGAGTCCTGACGACAAAACCTGAAATATTTTTGACTCACTGGTAAATGAAAGAAAGAATCAGACAATTAGCCGGACAATTGGATGGAGAATGCCATACTGATGAAGCGATGCGCATTATATACGCAACAGATGCTTCGGCTTATGCTGAAATGCCATTGGCGGTAACCACTCCCAGGTCTGTTGCAGATATTAAAAAACTGATTGCTTTCGCAACCGAAGAAGGTACTTCACTTATTCCGAGAACTGCCGGAACTTCTCTTGCAGGGCAGGTGGTTGGAAATGGAATTATTGTAGACGTATCTAAACACTTTAATCAAATTCTGGAACTGAATATTGAAGAGCAATGGGTGCGTGTGCAACCCGGAGTGGTAAGAGATGAGTTAAATCAATTCTTAAAACCGTACGGCCTTTTTTTCGGTCCTGAAACTTCTACAGCCAACCGGGCAATGATTGGGGGTATGGTGGGTAACAATTCCTGTGGATCAAATTCGGTAGTTTATGGTAGTACACGCGAACACACGCTGGAAATAAAAGCCATACTCAGTGATGAATCTGAAGTGGAGTTTAAAACATTGAATTTTGACGAGTTTATAGAAAAGTGCTCCGGATCAACTTTGGAGGCCAATATTTATAAATCCATTAGAAGCCAGTTAAGCAATTACGAAAATCAGGCTGAGATTCGGAAAGAGTTTCCGAAGAAAACTGTCGAAAGAAGAAATACAGGCTATGCGATTGATCTTTTACTGGAAACAGCACCTTTTACGATGGGAGCAGAAGATTTCAATTTCTGCAAACTGATTGCAGGCTCTGAAGGAACATTAGCCTTTATCACTGAAATAAAACTGAATCTGGTACCACTTCCTCCTAAAGAATCAGGATTGCTTTGCGTACATTTTCATTCTATTGACGAAGCACTACGGGCAAACCTGATTGCATTGAAGTATAAGCCCAGTGCCAGTGAACTGATCGATCATTATATTTTAGAATGTACTAAAGATAATAGAGAGCAAAAGCAAAACCGGTTTTTTGTTGAAGGTGACCCGGCAGCTATTTTGGTAATTGAATTTGCAAGAAGTACCAGGGAGGAAGTTGTCGCTATTACTGAACTGGTAAAGGCAGAAATGCTGGCAGAAGGATTGGGTTATCATTTCCCTGTATTGTTTGGTAAGGATACCCCTAAAATATGGTCGCTTCGAAAAGCAGGTTTGGGATTATTAAGTAATCTGCCTGGTGATGAAAAGGCGGTTCCGGTCATTGAAGACACTGCCGTTGATGTTAATGATCTGCCGGCATATATCCGTGACTTTAACGATATTCTTAAAAAACATGGATTGTATTCGGTGCATTATGCACATGCCGGGTCAGGTGAAATCCATTTGCGCCCGATCATTAATTTAAAAACCGTTGAAGGTAATCGTCTGTTCAGAGTAATTGCTGAAGAAATAGCCGCACTTGTTAAAAAGTACAATGGCTCATTAAGTGGAGAGCACGGTGATGGAAGATTGCGCGGTGAGTTTATTGAGCAAATGATAGGAAAGAAGAATTACCAATTGCTCAAAGAAGTTAAATATATATGGGATCCACGGAACATTTTTAATCCAGGCAAAATTGTGGATACACCACCAATGGATACTATGCTCAGGTATAAGCCAGGGCAACAGACGCCGGCATTTCAAACCTTTTTCCGCTATTATAACCAGGATGTATTGCAACATGTGGAGCAGTGTAACGGCTCTGGCGACTGTCGCAAGTCGCATCTGGCGGGAGGTACCATGTGTCCCTCGTACATGGCAACCCGCAATGAAAAGGATACCACCAGGGCGAGAGCTAATGTTTTAAGGACATTTCTTACCAATTCTGAACAACTCAACCGATTCGATCATAAGGAAATCAAGGAAGTGATGGATTTATGCTTGAGCTGTAAAGGTTGCAAATCTGAATGTCCATCAAATGTGGATATGGCTAAATTAAAAGCCGAATTTTTGCAGCATTATTATGATGCGAATGGCGTTCCTTTCAGGTCGCGACTAATTGCCAATTTTAGTAAAATAGCAAAATTAGGCGCATTAGTTCCCGCAGCTTACAATTTTTTTATGACTAATAAGGTGGTAAGCAAAGTTGTTAAAAAAGCGACCGGCTTCGCAATAGAACGATCGATGCCAACGCTCTATCATACTACCTTAAGAAGTTGGTTTAATAATCGATCTCATTCTGTTAGTGATCAAAATGCGGACAAGAAAAAGGTTTATTTTTTCTGCGATGAGTTTACCAATTATCAGGATACCGAAATAGGTATTAAAGCGATACTGTTGCTAGAGCGCTTAGGATTTGAGGTGATCATACCTAAACACGAAGAGAGTGGTAGGGCTCAGCTCTCCAAAGGTTTGTTGCGTGATGCCAGAAAAAACGCCCAACAAAATGTTAACCTGTTAAAGAATTTAATAACAGCTGATACACCTTTAGTCGGTGTTGAACCTTCAGCTATTCTCACTTTTCGTGATGAATATGTAGACTTGGTTGATGATGAGCAATTGGCAGACGCTAAAAAATTGGCGGCTAATGCTTATCTAATTGACGAATTCTTGGCTCAGCAAATTAAGAAAGGGAATATTCACAAAGAGCAGTTCACCAAAGAGAGCAAGCAGATTAAACTTCACGGTCATTGTCAGCAAAAGGCATGGTCGGCACTGTCAGCCACTCAGGAATTATTGTCTTTTCCGGAGCATTATCAGGTCGAAACCATCCCTTCGGGTTGTTGTGGTATGGCTGGGTCCTTTGGTTATGAAAAAGAACATTATGAAATTTCAATGCAGATTGGTGAACTGGTTTTATTGCCAACTATCAGAAATCAGCCTGATCATGTAATTATTGCTGCTCCCGGAACAAGTTGCAGGCATCAGATTAAAGACGGAACGGGTCGTAAAGCCTTACACCCGGTTGAAGTGTTGTATGATGCGCTTGTCTGATGGAATTGCTTTTTTGCTTTTTCTCTTAATAGGGTATGCTTAGCTATTGACAGTAGTTAGGAAAGGCAAAATCATACTCATAATTCATATCGCTCTAACAGACCCCTAACCCCTAAAGGAGGATTCATATCGCTTTTATATGCTAAGAGTAAGAACTTTATTTCAACAGTATGTTTCCCCTTTAGGGGTTAGGGTTATTTTTCTCTATGCTCTGTTTTTTTCTAAGCCTTTACTCTTAATAGTGGTGGCTTAGGCTCTGGTTCATGAAGCTCATAAGCGTATATAGATGACTTTATTCATTCAACCTGTTAAAAGGGTAGTAATACTAACGGATATTAATTATTGTTTAACAACCCTATTAAAAGAATTCCTGCAGAACCATATCTGTCGAGTCTGACTTTTAGTATCTTCAGAACATTACTGATTTGCTTCTTTACTGTTTTCTCAGATATACCTAGCTCATCTGCAATTTCTTTATGGCTGAGATGTTTTTTTCGGCTAAGTTCAAATACTTCTTTCATTCGGGGAGGTAATTGATCAATTTCATACTCAAGAGCGGCTTGCAAGTCTTTTTCATTCAGGTCCTCCTGGGTTCTGTTGCTGATTTCAGTAGCATATTTGACAATTGAGCTGTAATACTCATATCTGATCTTATCTTTTTCTATCAAGTTAAAAACCCTGTTTCTTACTCCTGTATATAAATACCCGGCTAAGTTGGCCTCTGGTTTTAAAGTCGATCTATTGTTCCACACAGAAATAAAAAGGTCTTGAATCAAATCTTTAGATTTTTCCTTATCTCTCAAAAGATGGTTTGCCTGATTGAATAATGGGAGAGAATAAAGGGTATAGATATTATTAAAAGCTTCTTCGTCACCTTCGTTTAAACGGCTGACAAGCTGATAATCTGTACAAGTTTTACTCTCTGACATGTTATGACCTTAATTATCGACGGCCTAATGTTAATAATTTTTTTTATTTAACTAAACTACTAATGATTGACTATTACAATAGTCATCATAGTTTATAAAAAAAATACATATAACAATACTCCCTTAGCCTCACTCAGCTGTATTGTTATTATATACGGCATTTTATTATGGATGTTAAACAAGTAGAAGAGATTGTCAATAGATATAACAGAGGTGAAGCATCGGCTGAAGAGGCCAGACTTTTGGAGCTTTGGTATGCACAAGCCTTGAAAACCCCATTGCAAGAGGAGGAAGAAATTGATTATGCAGAACTGAATCAGGAGATGTGGCGCAATATTCAGATGGCAACTAAACGAGATAAAATTCGATGGCTTTGGAAGAAAATTGCAATTGCTGCAACAATTGTCTGTTGTTTGGGTCTGGGTTGGCACTTTTTTAGAAATTCAGATTCTTCTTTAGGTCCGGAGAAGTCCGTTGAAGTGATTAATGCAGGTCAGAACAATGCTACATTGCTACTGACAAATGGAAAACGACTCGTGTTAAGGGATCTGAAAAACGAATCTGAGGTTCGGCTATCCGGAGCATCAATCACCAAAACTGCCGATGGAAAATTGATTTACAAATCAACTGGTCTGAACTCAGCTGAAACAGTGTCAATGAATACATTGATAACAGTTTATGGCGAACAATACCAGATTATTCTTCCTGACGGAACAAAGGTTTGGCTAAATGCTGCGTCTTCACTACACTTTCCATCGTATTTTTCGGGACCGAACCGTGAAGTTGTACTTGAAGGAGAGGCTTATTTCGAAGTACAAAAGGAAAAAGGAAAACCATTTATTGTACGTACGAAAAATCAGGAAATAAAAGTATTGGGTACACATTTTAATGTGAACTGTTATGAAGATGAATTATCAACAACCACTACCTTGTTAGAGGGCAAGGTCAGCATTTCTGCAAAGCTGGGTAGCCGGGAGGGTGGAAAGAGCATTGTTTTAGTTCCCGGTCAACAAAGTAAACTACAAAATGGAGATAATAGAATTGTAGTAGCAGCAACTGATCCCTCAGCTGCAATTGCCTGGAAAGAAGGTTTTTTTCAATTTGAAAACGATGATATAAAGACAGTAATGCGTCAACTCTCACGCTGGTACAATATCAGTGTAGCTTACACCGGAGAAATACCAGATGAAAGATTCAGCGGAAAGGTGTATCGCAACATGAGTCTGGATAAAGCTTTGGAAGTATTGAGTTTCTCTGCAATTCATTTTCAAATTGAGGGACGTAAAATAACTATCAACTATAATCAACCTAAATAGTAACCTAATCCAATTTATTATGACTGAAGAAATACCCTGAGACTTTTATTCTTATTGATAAGAACAACAGCAGTGCGGCAACACTGCTGTATAATCTGTGTGTTCAAACTTGAATGTTGAAACTATTTCCAAGTAAAATTTAAAACCCAGACAAATCAAATGTATGAAATAAAATTTAATAGAGGGGAAACTCATCTATTAGGGATTCTCTTGCCCTTTAAGTTTCTGAAAATAATGAAATTAACTGTTTTGATCATGCTTTGTTCGCTGTTGGTCAGCGCACGTGGCCTGAGCCAGATTACCATTAAACAAAAAAACGCATCCTTTCAAACTATTGTCCGTGAAATTGAGGCACAAACTGATTATGTTTTCTTCTACAAGAATGTATTTAGTGATGTTTCTATTACGGTAGATTTCAAGAATGTGTCAATTGAATATGCTCTGAAGACTTGTTTTGGGAATAAGCCGATTGAGTATAAAATTATTGACAAAACAGTGGTGATTACTGAACCAAAGGCATATAAAGGATCGAAAATAAACTCTTCCTTAATATCGCAGCTTAATGAAGTACGCGGAAAAGTGTCTGATGTGAAGGGAGAACCGTTGCCGGGTGTAAGTGTGAGTATTAAGGGGACTAAGAGGGGAACGGTTACGGATGAAAATGGGAACTATTCATTAAAGCTTCAAAGTGATGACAAAACACTAGTTTTTACCTTCATTGGTATGATGCCCAAAGAAGTAAATATTGGGCAGTCGGAGACAATTAATGTCACTATGGAAGAATCGGCTATTTCTACGAAAGAGGTGGTAGTGACGGGATTCCATACTAAGCGCCAATCTAGTTTTACTGGTTCAGCCATTACTATCACCGGTGAGCAGCTAAAAGCAATTTCGCCAACAAACCTGGTTCAGGCCTTGAGTATGTCAACCCCTGGATTGGCTATGGTGGAGGAGAAGACTGCTGGTTCAAATCCTAATCGCCTTCCTGAAATCCTCGTCAGAGGTGTAACCTCTTTCAGTAATGATAACCAAACAGTTAATCAGCCATTAATTGTTAGAGACGGTACTATTATTAGTATGCAAGATCTGTACGACATGAACATCAATGAGATTGCAACGGTTACCGTACTTAAAGATGCATCTGCAGCTGCACTTTATGGAGCAAGGGCAGCAAATGGAGTAATCATCATTGAACGAAATAAGATTACGGATGGTAAAATGAAAATTAACTATAACGTAACGAGTAGCATACAGTCTCCTGATTTTAGTGATTACAATATTCTTAATTCGGCTGATAAACTGGAATATGAACGATTAGCCGGTTTATATACCGGTACTGAAAATTCTTTACAGTATCAACTGGATTCGCTATACAACATTCGGTTTAAAGAGGTTAGCAGAGGGGTTAATACAGACTGGATGTCTAAACCAGCCAGGATTGGTTACTCATTAGATCAGTCTTTACGTCTTTCTGGGGGAGCGGGCAGTACCCGGTATGAATTAAATGGTCGTTATGGCTCGGTAGAAGGTGTAATGAAAGGTGATTTCAGGAAACGTTACGGATTAGGTTTTGTTTTGGAATATTACATGCCAAATGGATTAACTTTTTCCAATCGGGCAAGCTTCTCACAAGTAAACGCTAAGGCCTCTCCGTATGGAAGTTTCTCTACCTATACAGAAGTTAATCCTTATGACAGAGCTTATGACCAGTTTGGTGAATTAATCAAAACGCTTTCATGGGATCAGGAAAATCCACTTTATGAGGCGCAGCTGGGTTCTTTTAATAAAGATATGACCCAAGCTTTCAGTAATGATTTTGATGCGCGCTGGGCTTTGTCAAATCAATGGAGAGTTACGTCTCACTGGAATCTGACCCTTAACAATGGTAGCACTGAATTGTATAATTCACCGCTTTCGGGCGCTTTTAAAGATGAAATAGATCCGGCTAAAAGAGGGTTGATGTCCATCACTAATAATAAGGGTATTAATTATTCGGGAAACCTGGTGGTATCATATAATAAGTTATTTGGAAATGGAAGCTTAGTATCTGCGAATGTAGGAGCAAATTTGAATCATACAGATCTGAAGGGAGGATCCTTTAGAGGTATGGGCTTTTATTCGGATGCGCTGAGGTCTATCAACTTCGCATCCTCTTACCCAAGCGGAGAGAGACCCGGTGGTTATCAGGATTTGAGTGCTGATGTTGGAGGTTTCCTGAATTTGAACTATATGTATAAAAACCGCTTGACGGTGTTTACCAGGTTTCAGGTTCTTCAAAGTTTGGTGCCAATAACCGATATGGACATTTTTGGTCTACTGGCTTGGGATGGAATCTGCATAATGAAGAAATGTTCAAAAACAAACGGATAGATATTCTTAAACTTCGTGGAGGTATGGGGTATACCGGAAAGGTAAACTTCGCTTCTTATCAGGCTTTAACTACCTATCGCTACAGTAACGATTTGGATTATCTAAATGGAATTGGTGCAGTGCCCATCACTATCGGTAATCCGGATTTAAAGTGGGAGCGAACCATGAACTATAATGTGGGCCTCGATGTGAGTTTATTTAATCGCTGGTTTAATCTTACAGTAGATGTTTACAAGCGCAAAACAACAGACTTACTGATCGACAAAACCATTGCTCCTTCGGCAGGTGTAACTTCCGGAAAAGATAACCTTGGGGAAATGGAGAATAAGGGGATCGAGCTACACATGGATTCTTACCTGATCAGGAATAACAAATTTACCTGGCAGGGGGGATTGAATATTGCTCATAATAGCAATAAAATCCTGAAAATCAGTAGCGCTTTGCAAAGGCAGAATGATATAAATAATGCAGTATTATCTGTTGAGCCGTTGCCTCAGTTTCAGGAAGGTGAATCAACCACAGCACTGAAAGTTGTGCCTTCTGCAGGTATCGATCCTGCTACCGGAAAAGAGGTCTTTATTAAATTAAATGGCGATAGAACATTTGTATATGATCCGAATGATAAAATCGTAGTAGGTGATTTATTGCCAAAGGCATCAGGTACTTTTTATACAATTGCCAGTTATAAGAGAATTACAGCAGGCGCTTATTTCAACTTTAGCTTTGGTCAGTACATTTACAATACCACGCGCGCAACCAAGGTAGAAGGCTCTGATCCAAGGTTTAATGCAGATTATAGGGTCTTTAATGATCGCTGGAAAACCCCGGGTGATATAGTGCTTTATAGAAACATTGCTGACCAGTCTGTTCCTTATCAAACTTCACGTTTCGTTGAAAAAGAAAATACTGTTACACTTTCGAGGTTGAATATTTCCTATGAGTTGGACAGAAACTTTGTTAAAAGATTGGGCATGAGCAAAGTATCGCTTGGCCTAAGTGTTAACGACCTGTTCAGGGCCTCTACCGTAAGAATTGAGCGGGGAACATCCTACCTGTACAGCCGCGGAATGGATCTTAATCTTAATGTAATGTTTTAACCATTCACCATGAAACTATTATCAAAATATACCAACAGCTATAACTTTAAAAAGGGAAATGCTGAATTAAAAAGAAGCAGGAATTTGTTTGGGAAATGGAGTGCAATAGGTTTATTTCTATTGATTTTCACTACTTCATGCGAAAAGTTTCTGGATATACAACCCGAGGGCGAATTAACCAATGACCAGTTGCTAAAAGATGCAGGAGGTTTTGAAACGGCAATGTACGGTGTATATGCCTCTATGGGTAAAAATACATTGTACGGTCAAAATGTTTCACACAATATGCTGGAAGTACTGGGTCAGTATTTTGTATCTCCGGGTAACAGCTATGCTGAAAATTTGCTGAAATACAATTACAAGTTTGCAGCAGTGGAAAGTACTTTGTCAGGTGTTTGGTCGAACACATATAGTAACATCGCCAATGTTAACAATGTGCTCAAAAATCTGGAACGATTAGGTCCGAATAAGCTACAGTATTATAAGCTGTACAAAGGAGAAGCCTTGGGATTAAGAGCTTTCCTGCATTTCGACCTACTGAGGATGTACACGGAGAATATCCAGTTAAATGCCGCAGCTTCTGGTATCCCTTATTCTACAGATTTTAACTTAAAGGCTCCTGCTTTTATTCCTCTGGCAGACGTTTATACCAAGCTTATTAGCGATTTAACTACTGCAGAACAATTGCTAAGTGCTGATCAGCAATACATCACATTTCCTAAAACTAAAAACAATTATAATTACTTAAACGATAGGGAAATTCATTTTAACCTGTATGCTGTGCAAGCTACACTTGCCCGTGTTTACCTAACCAAAGGAGATATGGCTAATGCACTATTGTATGCAGAAAAAGTGATTAAATCCAATAAGTTTCAATTGCTTGATAAAACAGCTATTGCTAACGGAGTAATGA from Solitalea canadensis DSM 3403 encodes:
- a CDS encoding TonB-dependent receptor domain-containing protein — protein: MGWNLHNEEMFKNKRIDILKLRGGMGYTGKVNFASYQALTTYRYSNDLDYLNGIGAVPITIGNPDLKWERTMNYNVGLDVSLFNRWFNLTVDVYKRKTTDLLIDKTIAPSAGVTSGKDNLGEMENKGIELHMDSYLIRNNKFTWQGGLNIAHNSNKILKISSALQRQNDINNAVLSVEPLPQFQEGESTTALKVVPSAGIDPATGKEVFIKLNGDRTFVYDPNDKIVVGDLLPKASGTFYTIASYKRITAGAYFNFSFGQYIYNTTRATKVEGSDPRFNADYRVFNDRWKTPGDIVLYRNIADQSVPYQTSRFVEKENTVTLSRLNISYELDRNFVKRLGMSKVSLGLSVNDLFRASTVRIERGTSYLYSRGMDLNLNVMF
- a CDS encoding carboxypeptidase-like regulatory domain-containing protein codes for the protein MKLTVLIMLCSLLVSARGLSQITIKQKNASFQTIVREIEAQTDYVFFYKNVFSDVSITVDFKNVSIEYALKTCFGNKPIEYKIIDKTVVITEPKAYKGSKINSSLISQLNEVRGKVSDVKGEPLPGVSVSIKGTKRGTVTDENGNYSLKLQSDDKTLVFTFIGMMPKEVNIGQSETINVTMEESAISTKEVVVTGFHTKRQSSFTGSAITITGEQLKAISPTNLVQALSMSTPGLAMVEEKTAGSNPNRLPEILVRGVTSFSNDNQTVNQPLIVRDGTIISMQDLYDMNINEIATVTVLKDASAAALYGARAANGVIIIERNKITDGKMKINYNVTSSIQSPDFSDYNILNSADKLEYERLAGLYTGTENSLQYQLDSLYNIRFKEVSRGVNTDWMSKPARIGYSLDQSLRLSGGAGSTRYELNGRYGSVEGVMKGDFRKRYGLGFVLEYYMPNGLTFSNRASFSQVNAKASPYGSFSTYTEVNPYDRAYDQFGELIKTLSWDQENPLYEAQLGSFNKDMTQAFSNDFDARWALSNQWRVTSHWNLTLNNGSTELYNSPLSGAFKDEIDPAKRGLMSITNNKGINYSGNLVVSYNKLFGNGSLVSANVGANLNHTDLKGGSFRGMGFYSDALRSINFASSYPSGERPGGYQDLSADVGGFLNLNYMYKNRLTVFTRFQVLQSLVPITDMDIFGLLAWDGICIMKKCSKTNG
- a CDS encoding RagB/SusD family nutrient uptake outer membrane protein, coding for MKLLSKYTNSYNFKKGNAELKRSRNLFGKWSAIGLFLLIFTTSCEKFLDIQPEGELTNDQLLKDAGGFETAMYGVYASMGKNTLYGQNVSHNMLEVLGQYFVSPGNSYAENLLKYNYKFAAVESTLSGVWSNTYSNIANVNNVLKNLERLGPNKLQYYKLYKGEALGLRAFLHFDLLRMYTENIQLNAAASGIPYSTDFNLKAPAFIPLADVYTKLISDLTTAEQLLSADQQYITFPKTKNNYNYLNDREIHFNLYAVQATLARVYLTKGDMANALLYAEKVIKSNKFQLLDKTAIANGVMKGVLYPKEVIFGLYSTNYFATVRDRFYLQTTFSAYDNRSDISTIYNNVQGGHDFRWDAFFKTPSTQLEKLRFVKLIDQYQLIDQEYLRPAGRIKGINLIRLPEMYYIAAEALLTTDPEKARDYFDLILKSRGLIGLKEQVPAVPLTLDLITADRFKEFIGEGQTFFNMKRLNSPVYTTDKQTIQASNAIYVFPIPVAEYDYRN